One Pseudochaenichthys georgianus chromosome 4, fPseGeo1.2, whole genome shotgun sequence DNA window includes the following coding sequences:
- the sh3gl1b gene encoding SH3-domain GRB2-like 1b isoform X2, which translates to MSVAGFKKQFYKASQLVSEKVGGAEGTKLDDDFRDLERKVDVTSKAVVEVISKTSEYLQPNPASRAKLSMLNTMSKIRGQVKNPGYPQAEGLLGECMGKYGRDLGEDTNFGGALVDVGESMKRMAEVKDSLDIDVKQNFIDPLQGLCDKDLREIQHHLKKLEGRRLDYDYKKKRQGKIPDEELRQALEKFHESKEVAETSMYNLLETDIEQVSQLSSLVESQLQYHRQAVQVLEELSDKLRDRMSDAQSRPRREYTPKPKPIYDFGEDNQSNGGFSTSVAPPPSRNSAPEQPSCKALYDFDPENEGELGFREGDIITLTNQIDENWYEGMLNNLSGFFPLNYVDVLVPLPH; encoded by the exons ATGTCGGTAGCGGGCTTCAAGAAGCAGTTTTATAAAGCCAGCCAG CTGGTAAGTGAGAAAGTCGGAGGTGCAGAAGGAACCAAACTAGATGATGACTTCAGAGACTTGGAACGG AAAGTAGATGTGACCAGTAAAGCAGTAGTGGAGGTAATCTCCAAAACGTCAGAGTACCTTCAGCCCAACCCAG CATCACGGGCCAAACTGTCCATGTTGAACACCATGTCGAAGATCCGCGGCCAGGTGAAGAACCCGGGCTACCCCCAGGCCGAGGGGCTGCTCGGGGAATGTATGGGCAAGTATGGACGGGATCTCGGAGAGGACACTAACTTtg GCGGAGCACTAGTGGATGTTGGAGAGTCCATGAAGAGAATGGCAGAAGTTAAAGACTCCCTAGATATCGATGTCAAACAGAACTTCATTGACCCGTTGCAAGGGCTCTGCGACAAAGACCTCAGAGAGATACAG CATCACCTGAAGAAGCTGGAAGGACGCCGCTTGGACTACGATTACAAGAAAAAACGTCAGGGCAAGATTCCAGACGAGGAGTTGCGGCAGGCCTTAGAGAAGTTTCACGAGTCAAAGGAAGTGGCTGAGACGAGCATGTACAACCTGCTGGAGACTGAC atagAGCAGGTGAGCCAGCTCTCCTCCCTGGTGGAGTCCCAGCTGCAGTACCACAGGCAGGCCGTGCAGGTGCTGGAGGAGCTTTCTGACAAACTCAGAGACAG GATGAGTGATGCTCAGTCTCGCCCAAGACGTGAATACACACCTAAACCCAAACCCATCTATGATTTCGGAGAAGACAACCAATCAAATGGCGGATTCTCCACTTCAGTGGCCCCCCCACCTTCCCGCAATTCAG CCCCCGAGCAGCCGAGCTGTAAGGCGCTGTACGACTTTGATCCAGAGAACGAGGGAGAGCTGGGCTTCCGAGAGGGCGATATCATCACCCTGACCAATCAGATCGACGAGAACTGGTACGAGGGTATGCTGAACAACCTGTCGGGGTTCTTCCCTCTCAACTACGTCGATGTCCTCGTCCCGTTGCCACACTAA
- the sh3gl1b gene encoding SH3-domain GRB2-like 1b isoform X1, with amino-acid sequence MSVAGFKKQFYKASQLVSEKVGGAEGTKLDDDFRDLERKVDVTSKAVVEVISKTSEYLQPNPASRAKLSMLNTMSKIRGQVKNPGYPQAEGLLGECMGKYGRDLGEDTNFGGALVDVGESMKRMAEVKDSLDIDVKQNFIDPLQGLCDKDLREIQHHLKKLEGRRLDYDYKKKRQGKIPDEELRQALEKFHESKEVAETSMYNLLETDIEQVSQLSSLVESQLQYHRQAVQVLEELSDKLRDRMSDAQSRPRREYTPKPKPIYDFGEDNQSNGGFSTSVAPPPSRNSEPSFHSAALSFRKLRLSPEQPSCKALYDFDPENEGELGFREGDIITLTNQIDENWYEGMLNNLSGFFPLNYVDVLVPLPH; translated from the exons ATGTCGGTAGCGGGCTTCAAGAAGCAGTTTTATAAAGCCAGCCAG CTGGTAAGTGAGAAAGTCGGAGGTGCAGAAGGAACCAAACTAGATGATGACTTCAGAGACTTGGAACGG AAAGTAGATGTGACCAGTAAAGCAGTAGTGGAGGTAATCTCCAAAACGTCAGAGTACCTTCAGCCCAACCCAG CATCACGGGCCAAACTGTCCATGTTGAACACCATGTCGAAGATCCGCGGCCAGGTGAAGAACCCGGGCTACCCCCAGGCCGAGGGGCTGCTCGGGGAATGTATGGGCAAGTATGGACGGGATCTCGGAGAGGACACTAACTTtg GCGGAGCACTAGTGGATGTTGGAGAGTCCATGAAGAGAATGGCAGAAGTTAAAGACTCCCTAGATATCGATGTCAAACAGAACTTCATTGACCCGTTGCAAGGGCTCTGCGACAAAGACCTCAGAGAGATACAG CATCACCTGAAGAAGCTGGAAGGACGCCGCTTGGACTACGATTACAAGAAAAAACGTCAGGGCAAGATTCCAGACGAGGAGTTGCGGCAGGCCTTAGAGAAGTTTCACGAGTCAAAGGAAGTGGCTGAGACGAGCATGTACAACCTGCTGGAGACTGAC atagAGCAGGTGAGCCAGCTCTCCTCCCTGGTGGAGTCCCAGCTGCAGTACCACAGGCAGGCCGTGCAGGTGCTGGAGGAGCTTTCTGACAAACTCAGAGACAG GATGAGTGATGCTCAGTCTCGCCCAAGACGTGAATACACACCTAAACCCAAACCCATCTATGATTTCGGAGAAGACAACCAATCAAATGGCGGATTCTCCACTTCAGTGGCCCCCCCACCTTCCCGCAATTCAG AGCCTTCTTTTCACTCGGCCGCATTGTCCTTTCGGAAGCTCAGACTGT CCCCCGAGCAGCCGAGCTGTAAGGCGCTGTACGACTTTGATCCAGAGAACGAGGGAGAGCTGGGCTTCCGAGAGGGCGATATCATCACCCTGACCAATCAGATCGACGAGAACTGGTACGAGGGTATGCTGAACAACCTGTCGGGGTTCTTCCCTCTCAACTACGTCGATGTCCTCGTCCCGTTGCCACACTAA